Sequence from the Cryptococcus neoformans var. neoformans JEC21 chromosome 1, complete sequence genome:
AAGTTCGATTGGAATTAGCAGTAGCCTTGGACCTCAACAGATAGCAAGCAtaaaaaggaggaaaaatgTGATTGCCATCTAACAATGTCGATTTCGTCGTTTTCTTATTATTCGTCACTTCTGCGTCGTCCGACATAGAATTGAAACCAATCGAAACACCAAACAACTATGTGATTGCCTGAAATGCGAATAATGGGTAGATCAATAACACGATTTGGTGCGTGATTTTCTGTGTAAATAATCTAAAGAAAAACGAATGATTTATAGACAAATCCACCAGCCCGATACAGTATTTATTTATCAACATGCATCGATCATCACCCATTCATCCGCAGCAACTTATACGGTCGTCACCGCTTCGAGCCGACCCTCAACCCTTCTTGTCTATAGGTTTATTATCAAAAATCACAGTGTACTGAATCAGAAATGTGCGCGCAAGGAAGATATCGATTGTAGCAGCAGTTACAGACTAACACTAACAGGGACGGACGTCGCTCAAGTCAAACAAATAACTGAATAATCGCATAATAGTGGATCAGGCTAACACCTGATTCTTTTTTGACAACAAATGATTTCATATTACTTCAATTCAAGAATAATGAGTGCAGTATCTATCACATAACTCTTCGTAACAAATCAAAACTTTCTTGGTGTGCTCGCCCATTTAGTAATGCAGATGTTAATGTAGATCCCTTatatgatgatggataCAACCAGACGCCATTCCGCGTGACCTACGGGCGGTCTAAACTAAAACTCCGTGAAGAAATGATCATATGGACCGTTGCCAACCTTCCCATAAGCACTAACATCCGCCTCTTGGTAGCGATCGAACCTGCATGGCATTTTATATTTCAGTTTCGGGCAGAGATTTCGATTTGTATATCAGGACCGACTCACTGGCTAGCGTCTCCTTCGCCGTCAATCTTGGGCACATATGGAGCCGGGATTTCGCGCCTGTACAGCTTGTCCCAGTCGACTTCTGCGAACCACCCATGGGCAAATATATCAGAAGAGCCCGCTCTCAAATTACCGTATCGCTTAGTGAGGTCCCCGATCAGTAGATTTTTTAAGAGTTCTTTCGCAAGTGCGTCAAAGTATGTCGGATAGCGGACTTTGCCAGCAATGATCTAGACAAAAGTGTAAGCTCTGGATGAATACTATCTGTCGAAAATATCACCTTCTCATACAATTTCATTGGATTGCCGTCTtcggtgaagaagggaggatAACCCGCCTGAGCAAGATTCAGACCCAAATCATATTGTCGCAACATCAACATAAAAACGCACCAGCATTTCAAATATTAATACCCCTAAAGCGTACCAATCGACGCTTTTGTTATAACCCTTGGACTGAACAACCTCCGGAGCAACTGATTTGTTTCAGTATGCCAGTACACGCGTCTGAAGATCAAAACGCTCACGGTAATCCGGTGTCCCGCAAAGAGTCCAGGTGATATCAGGTACATACTTGGCAAAACCAAAGTTGGTAACCTTGACATGGCCATCTGCACCCAAAAGTAGATTTTCTGGCTTAAGATCTCGGTAGATAATATCGAGTGAATGAAGATAGTCGAGCGCTAAAGCAACTTCGGCTGCGTAGAATTTCGCGACAGAATTCGGGAATCGCTACCACAAATGTTAATAGTCTGTGGATGGGCTACATTGGCGCAACGTACCTGACTTTTACGAAGAAGGCTAAAGAGTTCACCTCCTGCCACGAAGTCCATGACCATATACAGGTTATTCACATCCTGAAAGGTTCCCCAGAGGTTGACGAGAAATGGGTGTCGAACCCGCACCAACATCTCTCGTTCAGAATTGGTGTGTTCAACTTGCTTCATCTTGAtaaccttctccttgttcAGAACCTTAACGGCATAGAAGCGACCGTTGTGGCGTGACCGCACTAAATGCACACGTCCGAAGGACCCGGTGCCCAAACTAAAAGTTCATAAGCTACGACGACgttggaggagaatgaACGTACGTTCTTTCAATAAGGAAATCAGATAGAGCATATCGGCCAGCTGTTTTGCGCCTTGCTTGACCCTGCTCAACTCCCCCACCGGAAACTGGGACCCTAGCAGTTGCGGGCAGCTGGGCGGCTGTTTCAAGGGCAGCTTGAGTAGCGGCGGCATTGATGGCGGCAACGCGCGCTTGTTGCGTTGCGTGATGGAGGTTGGCCTGGGATTGCGCTGCCTATAACAAGTTAATGATGCACATTGTCATGTGTACCAACCTGCTCCTGGGCATCCCTCGccttttctctcatcttATCCTCGCCTGCACTACTACTACGAGACACAGGACTCTGAAGTTGCCGATGCCCGTCGATTGTGCCTGTCTGCATCCCCTGAGCACCTGGAGTCAATGGAAGAGTGCCATCTTGCACGGATAGGGTGGGTAAAGACGTCGATGCAGAAGATCCAACTATGGGTGCCTTTTCAGTAGCCATAGGCTGTTGGATAGGCGGGGAATCCCTGCCCGTCAACTGTCAGCTTCGGACTTTTTTCAGTTTATTTAGATCCCTGACCTTTGTATACCTTCCATCGGGGAATGATCTTGAGGCAAAGAATATgcttgttgagcttgagaaTTGGCTTTCGCCAGGACTGGACTGGTAGGGTTAGGAACCTGTTGCGTTTTACCGGGTAATGTCGTGGACTGCTGTTTGCGATGGAACTTATCGGACACCTTTTGGAACATTGTAAAATGGCCTATAACTGGCTGACGGTAATCTATCGCTGGCGGTCGGGCAGTGCAAATGCAAGGACTGGCCAGGAGCCAGAATAAAGGAGTTGTGGAGCGGCTCTAAAGCGCTTAGGTCAAGGCTGTCGAATGCTTGATGATCCGGTGCTTTGTGTTACGAGGAGGACCTGACCTGACTGTTTGTGACGACGATCGTTTATTTGGATGGTCGACACCGAAGCGAATAGATAATGATGGTATGATAAATATATGATAGgagagcagaagaaggacgcCGAACGGTGGTGGAGCCGAAGGGGTGTTGGTGGTGCGCCATTCCGTCTGTTCCACCTTCAGGGTCCGTCGTACCATTATAACGCTTCATAATGGTAAGTCTAATACTCAAGTATTCAATATCACAACGTCATGATAATCCATACCACTTACCACGACACTATGTACCAATATCTACTTTCCCCTTCGCTCGTCTGCTAgtccttcttctgtatCAAGTCCGTCCTCTATTCTTCCGCCGCCCCAGGTGGCAAAGTGTACAACTAAAATGGAGTAGCGATTAGCTGTGGGTTGAGATTTCTGTTACTGCTGCGGCGGAAGATCGCCATCTCCGTCGGCTACTTCATAACCCGAATAAATAATCTATGTGCTGCTGATGCTTGCGGCCCACCAGGTGTCACCTGATATATCTATGTTGATGTTCCGTGAGCGCTATTAATTAATCACCATGCGGCCACTCTTCCATTATTCTTATACCATCTCAGCCGCATACAGATCATTCCCATGCTCTGAGTGTTGCAGTCTGCAAGTCGGCTcagacggaagaagaaacaacaCAACGACTTCCATATCATTACTTCACCCCGCTCTTCAGTCATCTAGCCGTCGGTTTCCCCATAAAAGAGCCATCCGCCACTCTCCAGGATGACATTGTTGACTGGTTCTCGCATTACACAGTCGTTCTTACTCACAGTGAAAACGAGAAAACCCCAGTGTTTATGTCTCCTCCAATCTGAACAAGGAAAACGTATGTCCACAAATCATGCAGCCGTTCACAAAGGGAAACCACCTCCTTCACGATCTGCCCCTGCTATCATCGATATGCAGAGTACGACGGAAGAACCACCTTTAGGGGAGAGTGAGCTTTTTCTTCGCACTCGAGATGAAGTAAGCTCTGGCACATGATACAAAACACTACTACTTCCAGGTACACTGACCACTTCAAAGGCTTTGAATACTCCCGGCATGAAGTTCGCAGATGGTCATGGCCTCAAAGGACCTACAGGGAAAGGCCGACAGACAAGAAAGATGAATCTCTATCAAGCCATTCGTGACGCCCTGGGGTGAGTATATATCAACCTTTTTAGCTTatctcctcatccatcattTTCAGCACCGCCCTAGCCAAGAACCCGAAATCTTTTGTATTCGGCGAAGATGTTGAAACAGGAGTGTTTAGATGTACCACGGGCTTAGTAGATGAATTTGGTGGGTCCTTGTGTCAGTGACAACGACAGCACATCTTATAAAGGACGGGCTTCCTGCAGGAAAAAGACGTGTATTCAATACACCTCTCACGGAGCAAGGTATTGCTGGCTTTGGCATCGGATTAGCAAGCGTAGGCGGATGTGCCATTGCCGAAATACAATTTGGCGATTATGTAGGTGCCTCATACCAGGGTCACGCTGACGTGAAGATATTTCCCGCTTTTGATCAACTCGTCAACGAGGCAGCAAAACAAAGATATGCCAGCGGGGGCTCGTATCCACCGGTTGGCGGAAGCCTTACCATCCGTGCCCCTATAGGTAGCGTGGGGCATGGGGGCTTATATCATTCACAAAGCCCTGAAGGATTCTTTCTTGGTGCAGCAGGACTGAAGATCGTCATCCCGCGTTCACCCATACAAGCCAAGGGATTGCTTTTGGCCGCCATTCGAGACCCGTCTCCAACCCTGTTCTTTGAACCTAAGATTCTGTGAGTTCGGCCATTTAAACTTGAACTGATAACATATCTTTTTTTTAGTTATCGAGCGGCAGGTGCGTTTATAGCAAGGTGCTCAACTAAAACTGACAGTTCATGGGGGTCGTTATATAGTGGAGGAGGTTCCTATCGATGACTACACCATTCCATTGGGACAGGCTGAAGTTATTCGCAAAGGCGCAGACCTCACCGTAGTGTCCTATGGTACACCTTTGCATATCTGCTGTAAGTGTAATGATGTGATGGACGAAGCGATAATGACACTTCCATGATAAAGTGCGAGCAATCAATATGCTTCAGCAACCTCCGTCGAGCATTTTAGGTTCACTTCCCCCCGGGCTTCGCCCTCCCCAGCCGGCTCCTTCTATCGAATTGATTGATCTTCGAACCATTAATCCGTTGCCCCTGGAAGACTTGGTGTCCGCCGTGCGAAAAACTGGAAGATTAGTCATAGTCCATGAGGCTGGTCGAAGCGGGAGTGTGGGCAATAATATCGCAGGCGAAGTGGGCAGAAGAGCATTTGAATATCTTGAAGCACCCGTGGGAGTTGTTAGCGGATGGGAGTAAGTCCTGGCGACGATTCGACGATGGGGTAGCGAAAACTGATGGACTTCAGCACACCGGTGCCTTTATCATTCGAGCGATTTTATCAGCCTGATGTGATACGGGTCTTCGATAAATTAGTGGAAACATTGTCTTATTAATCCTGCTGCCTGCTGCAGTCGATGTATAGAAACGCTCACATAGCAACGATAAAGAAATGCATGTACAATGAAAATAGTACGCTGCTATGCTAACGCGGAAACCATAACTGCTATAAAGGCCCTCGCGTGCAGCTTCTCGTCTTCAAGCCATGAACGCCAATCTAGAAAGAGGATGCGATCAAAAAATGGAATTGATGATTCCACTTCCAACAGCAGAGCCGGCTCCAAAGCCTACACCAGTAACAGCTGCGGTACCAAGCTGCGGTGCAAGGTGTGTCAGGACGCATAAGGTCTACAGAAAGTAGAAAGGACCGACCTGAGATCCTAATTTTCCAAACCTGGGTTTGTGTTGAGTGTCTTGCTGCACCATCACGCCACCCTGGACTTGTTGCTGAGGTGGCATAGCGTGCATTGGAGGCTTCTGACCGTAATAGCCTTGTTGAGGAGGCTGGTATGGAACCATGCTTTGTGGGCCGGGAGGTGGGGGTTGGTAATATGGTATCTGGGGAGGGGGCGGAGCATTGTTCTGGACCGGAGGGCTGTGTCGAATACGTTATCAGTAGAAGAAAAGCGGAATTTAGCAAATCATCTTTATTCACAGTTGTTCAACATAATTGGAAGGGAATAATCCCGACCGCGGTAGGGGTGCGCTGTGGCCATTCGGGATCACCCTTCCTCGAGACCACTGCTCGTTAACTACAGAGATTAAATGTCAGTGAAGAAATATAACATGGCCCGTTTGTACAGTATTCATGACAACGCGTACCTTCCTCGTCGATAATGATGGTATCACCACTACGGAACTGCAGATCATCCGCTTCCTATGGGATTGTTCAGTGTTCGTATGGGCAATGTGTGTGTATACGAAAGGCATGTTGAAAACGCACAGTACCGCTAAAATCCCACAGAGCTTTGGCTCTTCGCTCAGCCGGCTCCGATCTTTGTCTTGGAGGCAAGGCAGGCGCCGAAGCAGAGGGCTGCATACTGTTCGAGGGCGAGTTTGAAGAGTTGTCGTCTCTAGCATGCTGAACGGTCCAAGAAGACGTAGGAGACGATTGTGCAATGGTGAGATTTGCGAATGAATTTGACGGTGAAGGAGGACTAAGGCTTGGGAACGGGCCGGTAGGAGAGGGTAATTTTTGACGGATTAAGGAAGCATCTGCTGAGTTgatgagggagagagaCTCAAGAAGGGCGATAGAGGACAATGTCTGGTTGATCAAATGGGAAGCAAACGCCTGAGCAGGCTGTTGGGTGGCCATGATAATAAGAGTTTCCTTCGAAGATTGCGTGCTATTATTGGCAGGGTGAAAGATCGGAAAGATTA
This genomic interval carries:
- a CDS encoding protein serine/threonine kinase, putative, with the translated sequence MFQKVSDKFHRKQQSTTLPGKTQQVPNPTSPVLAKANSQAQQAYSLPQDHSPMEGIQRDSPPIQQPMATEKAPIVGSSASTSLPTLSVQDGTLPLTPGAQGMQTGTIDGHRQLQSPVSRSSSAGEDKMREKARDAQEQAAQSQANLHHATQQARVAAINAAATQAALETAAQLPATARVPVSGGGVEQGQARRKTAGRYALSDFLIERTLGTGSFGRVHLVRSRHNGRFYAVKVLNKEKVIKMKQVEHTNSEREMLVRVRHPFLVNLWGTFQDVNNLYMVMDFVAGGELFSLLRKSQRFPNSVAKFYAAEVALALDYLHSLDIIYRDLKPENLLLGADGHVKVTNFGFAKYVPDITWTLCGTPDYLAPEVVQSKGYNKSVDWYALGVLIFEMLAGYPPFFTEDGNPMKLYEKIIAGKVRYPTYFDALAKELLKNLLIGDLTKRYGNLRAGSSDIFAHGWFAEVDWDKLYRREIPAPYVPKIDGEGDASQFDRYQEADVSAYGKVGNGPYDHFFTEF
- a CDS encoding pyruvate dehydrogenase (acetyl-transferring), putative, producing MTLLTGSRITQSFLLTVKTRKPQCLCLLQSEQGKRMSTNHAAVHKGKPPPSRSAPAIIDMQSTTEEPPLGESELFLRTRDEALNTPGMKFADGHGLKGPTGKGRQTRKMNLYQAIRDALGTALAKNPKSFVFGEDVETGVFRCTTGLVDEFGKRRVFNTPLTEQGIAGFGIGLASVGGCAIAEIQFGDYIFPAFDQLVNEAAKQRYASGGSYPPVGGSLTIRAPIGSVGHGGLYHSQSPEGFFLGAAGLKIVIPRSPIQAKGLLLAAIRDPSPTLFFEPKILYRAAVEEVPIDDYTIPLGQAEVIRKGADLTVVSYGTPLHICLRAINMLQQPPSSILGSLPPGLRPPQPAPSIELIDLRTINPLPLEDLVSAVRKTGRLVIVHEAGRSGSVGNNIAGEVGRRAFEYLEAPVGVVSGWDTPVPLSFERFYQPDVIRVFDKLVETLSY
- a CDS encoding actin filament organization-related protein, putative translates to MATQQPAQAFASHLINQTLSSIALLESLSLINSADASLIRQKLPSPTGPFPSLSPPSPSNSFANLTIAQSSPTSSWTVQHARDDNSSNSPSNSMQPSASAPALPPRQRSEPAERRAKALWDFSGTEADDLQFRSGDTIIIDEEVNEQWSRGRVIPNGHSAPLPRSGLFPSNYVEQLPPVQNNAPPPPQIPYYQPPPPGPQSMVPYQPPQQGYYGQKPPMHAMPPQQQVQGGVMVQQDTQHKPRFGKLGSQLGTAAVTGVGFGAGSAVGSGIINSIF